The genomic stretch CCTTCTATATATGGATTTGAAGATATCAAAAGAGCAATTGCTTGCCTCCTTTTTGGTGGTTCTAGGAAACGACTACCTGATGGCTTAACAAGAAGAGGagatatcaatattttattacttgGTGATCCAGGAACTGCAAAATCCCAATTGTTGAAATTTGTGGAAAAAGTTTCGCCGATTGCCGTTTATACCTCTGGAAAGGGAAGTTCAGCAGCTGGTTTAACTGCTTCTGTTATGAGAGATCCAGCTACAGTAAGTATTTGGTACATATCAAAAGTTATGTTtcaaatggaaatttattttaagagaaattttgTAATGGAAGGTGGAGCTATGGTTTTAGCAGATGGGGGAGTTGTTTGTATTgatgaatttgataaaatgagAGAAGATGACAGAGTTGCAATTCATGAAGCTATGGAACAACAAACAATATCTATTGCCAAAGCAGGAATTACAACCACTTTGAATTCTAGATGCTCTGTACTTGCTGCAGCAAATAGTATTTTTGGAAGATGGGATGAAACAAAGGTATGTTGTAATACATTCTCGCTTTGTATAGACatgagtttttaaaatttgcacTAATATTTGCAATTGTAGGGTGAAGAAAATATAGATTTCCTGCCAACTATACTCTCTCGTTTTGATATGATTTTCATTGTTAAAGATGAACATGATAAGAAGAGGGATATGGTAAGTTATAAGTAGAcaattttatctgaaaatataAATCTACAGCTCATAATTTATTATGGAAACGATATTGCATTGGGAATAAAACCacttgtattaattgaaaatgttggtattttgttaaattatacTCTATTCCatgttatattttctataatgaaaattttgcatTCTATAAACTATATTTTAGTGGTCTCATACTGTAGTTTCTTCCTCCACATTTTAGTTTCTGTTTTCTGTGATAACTTTGTATTGCTTCTCAAACTGTTGTGATTTGGAGGTGCTGATGTAGAATTTGATTGAATATATACTACCagtcaaattttatattttaaagaaaatatatagataaaaatatagtaatattaaaattaaagcctctaaattttatgaaataatcgtCTATTGTGTTCCATTCAATTTttaggatattccaaagatgtgaaggACATTGTTTTCTGACTTCCCTTTCCAATTTGTCCCACACCAAACTCAATCGGTTAAGGTCAttggaagataaattttaatCCGATCAGGTTCTGGCTAGAACGTACTACATTtccctttaaatttttttataactttttttttcaaaaccctTTCAATTTATACCAGGTCTCCAGTCGTCCTTCCTCTAAATCACCACCAAAATTTTGAAGTTGGTCTGGGCGCTGAGCCTACCCAGctgttattaaataatttagtacCACATTTTCTCACTACTTCTCTAAGTATTGATCGTTTTCTCTAAAGACAGGCCACTTAGCCTTATATCACGAGGTTCATTATACCAAGTTTGAATTTTGGGATACTAACTAAACAATTATATTCAAAGGGAGCTAGTTACCTTAAGGGAACTCTTATTTGAACATAAAGTAGGTCATATGCacataaaatcaaaatctaGTATCTTTAGTAGAAGAGTTTCTGGATACTCAGCCATATTTTTTCCAAGCTTTCCTTAATTCTATTGTTAATACATGAATTATTGTTGTTGTAGACACTTGCAAAACATATTATGGGAGTTCATATGAATGCGGGAGAAACAGCAAAGGATTCCAAAGATGGAGAATTATCATTAGAGTTTATTAAAAAGTACATAAACTATTGTCGGAGGTAAATATGATTTCATGCATTAATATTAtcatataatatgaaaatcatAAGAGCTATAAATATCTGATCATTAAATCACTATCCAACTAAATTATCTGTTTAGACATTGTGGACCCAGATTAAACCATGATGCTgcagaaaaactaaaaagacGTTACGTCATGATGCGCACTGGAACTAATCAACATGACAAAGaatgtgataaaaaaagttcaataccTATTACTGTCAGACAGTTAGAAGCTGTAATTCGAATATCTGAAAGCTTGGCAAAAATGCAACTACAACCGTTTGCTACTGAAACTCATGTGGATGAAGCTCTGAGATTGTTCAAAGTCTCAACTTTGGATGCTGCTATGAGTGGAAACCTTAGTGGTAAGCCATTTCccattttcaacatttgagaTCTCATTATaaagtaacaaaattttttattagaaatataataaaactgatttaaaCGTCTCaaacctatttttttttaaccaacaTTTAGAActatctttcaaaataattatcaagTTATGTAACAACATTCTATCTAAGTGCAATGTAACATCTGGCAGAAAAATAGATGAAAGTAGGATGTAGTCCTTGGTTTCTGAATAGCTTTACACCATGATTATTGAACCAAATAGAGCAATTGCCTGTGAAATGGACAGTAACATTGGACAAGGCAATATTTTAGCAAGGTGTAGAAACTACAGACTTGTTGGAAGAATGGAAATTACCTAAGCTTAACTCCATTGCAGAAGAACATACCATTCCTGTGATCAGATTGGTTGAAGACAAATTTAAAAAAGGGAGAATCTGCCAAGCTTGCAAATATCTGGTCTTGAACATTTGAGACTGTCTTATGACTTTATGAATAAATGAGAGTAACAATGAGAGCCACAATCTTTGATAACCCCTAATGCTGACCTCTAAATGCTGCTAAATGAACTGTAATGCATCTTGGCCAAATAAACTCAAAACTGAGTACCAAtattaattggaaatattttaaatgttgaatCTCGAACTTAAAACATTAATACAAATCACCTAGAtaatatgttatttttatgatgaattaaaaattttcagtgccaaattttttttttcaatgttcaaaatttttcagGTGCAGAAGGCTTTATAACAGAAGAAGACCATGAAATGTTGGTTCGTGTAGAAAAGCAACTCAAACGAAGATTTGCAATAGGTACACAAGTGTCCCAGTCAGTTATAGTACAAGATTTTGTCCAGCAACAATATCCAGAAGGAGCCATACTTAAAGTTATACAAGCAATGATTAGAAGAGGTCAATTACAACATCGTATGCAAAGGAAATTACTGTATCGAATAAGTTAAATTGTGCTTGAAATAGTTTCAAGAGCTTTCCGATCTatggaaatatctttttaataattgagaTCTTTCAAACTCTCAGTAATTTGTTATCTTTTTATACATTATAAGTATTTAAAAACCAAGTTTGTGCTCAATTTAAAAGGTCGCCTATCAGCTACATCAGCCCCCGATTATAAAACTATTAATTCTCAATATCTTAAAAAACCACTGCAGGGATGAGAAAAACAGAAATACAACccttcaattttttcgaatatcaCATATCCAGCGAATATCTGAATGTTCAATAGAATTTTCTTTCTCAGGATAGAGTATctggattttttttctaaatatatagaATAACACTGTTTAAAGcaaatattgtatataatcGATAAAATATAGAATCAACAATAGGATAGTATTTCAATAAAGATTTGTAGTTTGAAGAAAGAGCACTgcagatattttgaaatgttagctttcaatttattttttatttatttgttgtatatGTTACAGTTAAAACGCATTTTTCGTTAATAACTAAAATTAGTACTAGAAAAACGAATTTGGAATTTAAaacaagatatatttttaaatatatgtattgAAAAGATCTAAGACACTGAAAACCAAATCTAACACTAAAGGAACATAAAGTGGACTCATTCTCCAATGATTTTCCACTGCACTGTTCCTTTCTAcctttaaaaaacaaataactgCTGGAAATTCACACGTGGAGTGAGACTGCAACTCAACAGAAAATGATCTGTTGCAATTATTACTGACAGAACGTTTGAGCAGGAAAGACGCGCAGTCGCCTACTACGCACACCAATCACCTGCTGCAATCCTGCTCATCATACTGTGCGATTgtagattgaaaaaaaagcaACCTTCGTATAATCAAGTTGAACACAATGTGTGATTGAATACAATTCTATATGATACATCAAATTTTCCCAATAATAAAATAGGAGCTTTTACTCAAAACacaagaatatttttgaaacaatgtATTACAACATTGATCtacatttaaaagaaaataatttatatatggattatttatttaaaaggatATTCAGGATGTTTTTCCACTcctttgaaaaatagaaaattgaatatccTTCCAGATTCTTCTCGGTCTAAATCATCCAATTGTTGCATATCTTCTTCACTTAAATTGAAATcgaataaatcaatatttgcTCTAAGTCTTTCAGGATTGCTGCTTTTGGGTATAAcggaaatattttgttgaataaggtgtttcaataatatttgtcCAGGagtttttttatacttttttgacaATTCTTGGACTATTGGCAAACCCAAAATGTCTGGATAATTatcaaatctaaaataaaaaacaaatagatgAAAGTTTATTCAAGTAGCTCTTTACTAGAACTAGATGGTACCACCGAGTATTTTCGTTGATCTTTTCGTAAATAGTTTTAATATTCCGGTAAATTTAGTAacatacaatttaaatttttacataatattgTGGAGCATGATTACAAAACAATTTAAGGAAAATAGTGGTAGTCgaaacatttttggaaatagGTTTTCGCGGCTGGGACTATGACCAAAATAACTATGTTCACGGGTTAAACAGCgttagaattttgaaaatttttaacgtttaagGTCCCACTTTGAAGCCAATATCAAGAGAGGTGCGGGATGAGGGTGATCATTCGTTTATTGATAAGATGTGAtaagctgaaacaaaaatataaaaagattaaaatagACATGAAAGATAATGTGCTTAACACTGTGAACACCTTGGACCCTAACACTTTCACTGCTGGTCCTGAACtagcacttttatatttattttccgcTTTAAATCCTCTCTATAATATTTCAAGGAGTGGGCAGTTTGACGCCTTGATAGGGCCATGGAATCGAATCACTTTACACTAGAGCTACTCGTTTGTAGAAGGTAGCCTTGGGGTACACGAAGCAGTCATGGCAACAAGGTGTTGGCCATGTTATTGATGTGTTTCGAGGATAAAAGACATACCGGAGCAATGCAAGTGATTATTGTTTAAAGAAGTATGACTTTGTTGAGGGGATATAATGATAAATTGACTCATCATGACCGTGAGCGCAATCAGAAGAAAGTTCAGAATTGTGGTTGCTACCCGTTTAAGCTGCGATACGAAGATAAGGACTAGTGGCCACGCGTCCCCGAATTAGACAGACCTAGTTTTCCACACGAACTTTACGAGCAAAGAAGCTATGAAGAATTACAAGAGCTTAGAAGCTCACAATTCCCTAACCTTgtattttcttttcactttCATTGCATCCAATTCTCCTAAATCATTACATACGACACATATAATGATTTAGGATTTCgatgaaacaatataaaactgaATAGTTTTTCTTCCTTTCCACTTGATTTCAATTTCCCTGCAGAAATTTATATCTTGCATCTCTAGGagtaattgtgattttttttagatatttatatatcaaaataataaattcatcatCATATCATATTTGTTCAGTTTCATTATTTCCTGTgcgaaaaaccaaaaattcatTATACTCATGTTGAATGTTTTCATCTGGAATATGGATTGATGATCCGTGTAGAGTAGATGTaaaaaagcaatatgggtaattaaTCCTTGGTAGTATCCTTCACACTTCTTTTCATCAATCTAGACTtttgaaaagattaaaaaacgaaatttggCGTAATGTTAAATAGCAgctaatatatatgagcgatcggattgttgatagaaatttcacgcgccttacgactcattttttagtctgacaAGGTATTTATCTGTCCTATGAATACAGTTCACTACAGCGCAGATAAGTAATTCTTTAAAAGAATTGGAAGACAAATGTTTGGTGCTATGATCACCTAAGTTTATTTACGAAAAAACGCATCAATAATATGACCGGCGCCCAGTTGTTGTATCTGACCGCTAGATGGGAACCccaaaaatatatgttattttaGAAATAGGTAGTGAATTCAACTGCTAAGAAAGAATGAAGATTATCTTCATTTCgatataatatttacatattccTGGGGGGACAGAAACATTTGTTACATAAACATATTATAAACTAAACCTCAATAGTGCCATctagtttaaaaaaactatatggCTACCTATACGTAcgcaaaattatattttttagtaaaatgctGATTTGTTCCTGGGCTTCCTAGCGGGGCGAAAGCTGTCACGGCAATTTCCATCTGATTGCACGCTTTCCTCAATTCCTTTTGTTGTAAATAAGCATGAAGTTCAACTTGTAAAACTACTGGTTTTATTTCTGCTATATTGTGAATCTTCTTCACCTGTTGTTCATTGAAATTTGACATACCTATTCCTTTTGTTAGTCCATTCTTGACTTGTTTCTCCATTTGCTAATAAAAATCCACAAATGTTAAATAAGAGCTTATGTAAAAGGTATCAATTTGCTAGAAGAAATGATAGTTAACACTAAACTTCTTAGTTaatattttaagtaaataaaattatactaaaatacatacaatatcaaaatcatagtgatttagaattaaaatcaacaaatcaaatctaattcataaaaaaatgagtttatattattttactgtTATATGGTATagcatcaaaaataattaatttgtgagAACTGGATAAGAGATGATGGAAGATGAGAACGAATTTATTCCTGAACAAACACTTGAAGAAACTTTGAAAGCACCTTAATATTTACAACTAGGCTTCGCAGCAATGATTATATCGATTATTAAAGCTTCGTCATAAATTGAATCGAGGGATACACAAAGTATCAGGgcttagtaaaaaaatttaagttaagCGCGGACATCATCCTGGATGTCCGCGATTAACTCTCCTCAGACCCAAGCAATTCACTCATATCTCAAATGAAAGGGCTTGATTTACTGATTATTCTTAGACCAAAAAGAATGACTTACCTCAATTAGAACTCGAGATGTGCAGCAAAAATCTCAGAAAAATATAAGAATGGAGTTAATTGTCCTCGCTTGACTCTCCTCAGACCTAATCAATTCACTCATAGGGGTTCAATTTACTGATTGTTCTTAGACCAACACGAGCGACTTAAATCAATTAGAACCCGAGATATGAAAAAAGAAACCTATAAAAACGTCAGAAATGACCaagaaaatagtatttttaatataacttaATGAAGGCATAAGATGAGTGACTTTGAATGCTTAATGATAAATATCGTGCggtcaaaaaaattgagaaaatcgcCTGAGTAGAACGGCCGGACGATCTGccatttgatttttatatcttttttttaatacatatattACTGTAGAAGTCAGAAAACGCCTAAGAAAAAGTATTAGTAAGGTACAATAATTGAATAGAGAAATTGGTTGTAGCTTGAGACGTTCTTATGGCGGAGTGGATGACAATTGCCTAATATCACAGAAAGCTACAATGAGATTCAGAAATGAGTTTAATAAACCATCGATCGCCTAAGGCTAGGGCACACCAAAGTGACACACTCCTAAGTGTGAAAATCCACCGGTATGTAACACTTGTAATGAAAACCTAAATGTGaaacatttattattgaaatgttAGAAAGACTATGAAACAACTGTTCAATAATATAATCTCCATACTAAACGAAAAGTGTAATATTGCAAACATAATTAAGTATCTAAAGACACTCAATTGTATAACAAACTATAAACTAACATGTCGCTAATAACCTTCGCAATACGGTACTTgcattgtttaaaaaaaaaatagttttggttAGTTTATAGGTTTTTTTCACGTGGT from Diorhabda sublineata isolate icDioSubl1.1 chromosome 5, icDioSubl1.1, whole genome shotgun sequence encodes the following:
- the LOC130443890 gene encoding aldo-keto reductase family 1 member A1-like, whose amino-acid sequence is MKYILLSNGSELPIVGLGTWKTEPEEVENVVEIALNSGYRHIDTAFNYNTEEPVGKVVNRWISSGSVRREELFITTKLPVWGNRPNDVEKYLKLSLSRLNLDYVDLYLMHMPFSFHSNKDNTAPLVKEDGTFSLDIESDITATWKQMEKQVKNGLTKGIGMSNFNEQQVKKIHNIAEIKPVVLQVELHAYLQQKELRKACNQMEIAVTAFAPLGSPGTNQHFTKKYNFAFDNYPDILGLPIVQELSKKYKKTPGQILLKHLIQQNISVIPKSSNPERLRANIDLFDFNLSEEDMQQLDDLDREESGRIFNFLFFKGVEKHPEYPFK
- the LOC130443888 gene encoding DNA replication licensing factor Mcm5 gives rise to the protein MEGFDDPGTYYSSNFAQEDTPNDQINLQAIKKQFKEFIRQYHTDNFNYKYRDNLKRNYNLRQYYLEVNIEDVGSFDENLADKLYKQPTDHLMLFEEAAKEVADELTAPRPEGEEKVEDIQIMLSSDANPSDLRSLRSEVVSRLAKIPGIVISASGIKAKATKISIQCRTCSDIIPNLPVKPGLEGYLLPRKCNTEQAGRPKCPMDPYFIMPDKCHCVDFQILKLQELPDGIPQGEIPRHITMYCDRYLCERVVPGNRVQVLGIFCIKKINRASRKEGREKALTGVRTSYMRVVGIQLDSEGLGSSACSIISSEEENTFRRLSALPNIYDKIATSIAPSIYGFEDIKRAIACLLFGGSRKRLPDGLTRRGDINILLLGDPGTAKSQLLKFVEKVSPIAVYTSGKGSSAAGLTASVMRDPATRNFVMEGGAMVLADGGVVCIDEFDKMREDDRVAIHEAMEQQTISIAKAGITTTLNSRCSVLAAANSIFGRWDETKGEENIDFLPTILSRFDMIFIVKDEHDKKRDMTLAKHIMGVHMNAGETAKDSKDGELSLEFIKKYINYCRRHCGPRLNHDAAEKLKRRYVMMRTGTNQHDKECDKKSSIPITVRQLEAVIRISESLAKMQLQPFATETHVDEALRLFKVSTLDAAMSGNLSGAEGFITEEDHEMLVRVEKQLKRRFAIGTQVSQSVIVQDFVQQQYPEGAILKVIQAMIRRGQLQHRMQRKLLYRIS